A window from Dehalobacter sp. DCA encodes these proteins:
- a CDS encoding ABC transporter permease — translation MAAYKAALINEIEKLYKKKKALVALIISLVVIVLGQLAVVGVRTGFGVRGTGSVEFPVLVLSVVVNTILPLFTALVAIDCFSGEFSHNLMRVTLTRPVSRLKVFMAKVTAIAVFILANLLILMAFSMLAGFLFNANSATFAAVARTMLAYVISLFPLFTLALGIVLLTNIFKSGTSVFFIAVIAFLAIKAFGIFFSEYTSLLITTQLDWYNLWLANSFPLAKIGREFCLMLGYALMFFTAGFYLFDKKEF, via the coding sequence ATGGCCGCGTATAAAGCTGCTTTGATCAATGAAATTGAAAAGCTGTACAAAAAGAAAAAAGCCCTGGTTGCGCTGATTATCTCACTGGTTGTGATTGTACTGGGGCAGCTGGCCGTCGTTGGTGTTAGAACCGGCTTTGGCGTAAGAGGCACCGGCAGCGTGGAATTTCCCGTACTAGTTTTGTCGGTCGTCGTCAATACGATCCTGCCGCTGTTTACAGCGCTCGTTGCCATTGACTGTTTTTCCGGGGAGTTCTCCCATAACCTGATGCGCGTCACGCTGACCAGGCCGGTCAGCAGGCTGAAAGTATTTATGGCCAAAGTCACGGCCATTGCGGTCTTTATTCTAGCCAACCTGCTGATCTTAATGGCCTTCTCAATGCTAGCCGGTTTTCTATTTAATGCCAATTCCGCTACTTTTGCCGCTGTGGCGCGAACGATGCTTGCTTATGTGATCAGTCTGTTTCCACTGTTTACATTGGCTTTGGGGATTGTGCTTCTGACCAATATATTTAAAAGTGGCACTTCGGTATTTTTTATTGCGGTTATTGCTTTTCTGGCCATCAAGGCTTTTGGCATTTTCTTTTCCGAGTACACAAGCCTGCTGATTACTACGCAGCTTGACTGGTACAATTTGTGGTTGGCCAATTCTTTTCCGCTGGCGAAGATTGGCCGGGAGTTTTGTCTGATGCTTGGCTACGCGCTGATGTTTTTTACAGCGGGGTTTTATTTGTTTGATAAAAAAGAGTTCTAG
- a CDS encoding ABC transporter ATP-binding protein gives MEKVIEICSLTKLYKNGRGIDDINLEIDQGDIFGFLGPNGAGKTTAMKIMTGLIRPDRGDVRIFGHSITESYEKAMAEVGCIIEIADSYPFLTAYENLRQRARCYPGVDDHRIDEVLELTGMIKYKQEKPRKFSLGMKQRLGLAAAILARPKVLILDEPLNGLDVEGMIDVRNLIKQMAEQEGTTFFISSHLIHDVELTCSRIGVIVNGKMLNVDSTEKILQNYATLENYFVSEVERNGRV, from the coding sequence ATGGAAAAAGTGATTGAAATATGCAGCCTGACCAAACTGTATAAAAACGGCCGGGGCATTGACGATATCAATCTGGAAATTGATCAGGGGGATATTTTTGGTTTTCTTGGGCCAAACGGTGCAGGAAAAACAACGGCAATGAAGATCATGACCGGATTGATCCGGCCGGACCGCGGTGACGTCAGGATTTTCGGGCATAGTATTACCGAATCATATGAGAAGGCCATGGCGGAAGTTGGCTGTATTATTGAAATTGCTGACTCTTATCCGTTCTTGACCGCTTATGAAAACTTAAGGCAGCGTGCCCGGTGTTACCCGGGAGTCGATGACCACAGAATTGATGAGGTTCTGGAGCTTACCGGTATGATCAAATACAAACAGGAAAAACCCAGGAAGTTTTCCCTAGGCATGAAGCAACGCTTGGGTTTAGCTGCGGCTATTCTGGCCAGGCCCAAAGTTTTGATCCTGGATGAGCCGTTGAACGGACTCGATGTCGAGGGGATGATTGATGTCCGTAATCTCATTAAGCAGATGGCTGAACAGGAAGGAACCACCTTTTTTATTTCAAGCCATCTGATCCATGATGTTGAACTTACCTGCAGCAGGATCGGGGTCATCGTCAACGGAAAGATGCTCAATGTGGACAGCACGGAAAAGATTCTGCAAAATTACGCCACGTTGGAGAATTACTTTGTCAGTGAGGTGGAACGCAATGGCCGCGTATAA
- a CDS encoding N-acetylmuramoyl-L-alanine amidase: MAKHLNYSRISGLMHGQIMPRPKIILASSILVLLAVTGIFLGQKTAVHTAKNVPGWSWILGGVTISIDAGHGGVDPGAVGVNKTLEKDVNLQVSKRLQVLFTQAGSKVVMLREQDRDFGTSLSLLQRKREDLAYRIQTAMESQAKIYLSIHANSFSDQRQHGPQVFYHPESEGGKLLAESIQQSLNKVGTKKREAKANQSYFILKNTDMVAVTIEVGFLSNPEEEKKLNESAYQQQLAMAIFEGVGNYLAKEQPVAAAD, translated from the coding sequence ATGGCCAAACACCTGAATTATTCACGGATCAGTGGACTGATGCACGGACAGATAATGCCAAGACCAAAGATTATACTGGCATCAAGCATTCTCGTTCTTCTGGCCGTAACCGGTATTTTTCTCGGCCAGAAAACAGCAGTGCATACCGCCAAGAATGTTCCGGGATGGAGCTGGATACTCGGCGGGGTAACCATTTCGATTGATGCCGGTCATGGTGGGGTTGACCCTGGAGCTGTTGGCGTCAATAAAACCCTGGAGAAGGATGTGAACCTGCAGGTTTCTAAAAGGCTGCAGGTACTGTTCACCCAGGCCGGAAGCAAAGTTGTGATGCTAAGGGAGCAGGACCGGGATTTTGGAACTTCTTTAAGCCTGCTTCAACGCAAAAGAGAGGACTTGGCCTACCGGATTCAAACCGCTATGGAATCCCAGGCTAAAATATATCTGAGCATTCACGCCAATAGTTTTTCCGATCAAAGACAGCATGGCCCGCAAGTGTTTTACCATCCGGAATCCGAGGGAGGAAAACTGCTGGCTGAAAGTATCCAGCAAAGTCTGAATAAAGTCGGAACAAAAAAACGGGAAGCAAAAGCGAACCAAAGCTATTTTATCCTCAAGAATACGGATATGGTGGCCGTGACGATTGAAGTCGGTTTTCTGTCCAATCCGGAAGAAGAAAAGAAATTAAACGAAAGTGCTTATCAACAGCAGCTGGCCATGGCTATTTTCGAAGGAGTGGGCAATTATCTGGCCAAGGAACAGCCGGTGGCGGCAGCCGATTAA
- the rpsI gene encoding 30S ribosomal protein S9 — translation MSAQLQYQGTGRRKNAVARVRLLAGNGKYTINDRDLSEYFGKKTLEMIVQQPLEVTETLGKYDLIARVHGGGTTGQAGALRMGIARALLKADESLRPALKRAGFLTRDPRMKERRKYGLKKARKAPQFSKR, via the coding sequence ATGTCAGCACAGCTTCAGTATCAAGGTACAGGCAGAAGGAAAAATGCAGTTGCCCGGGTCAGACTTCTGGCCGGTAACGGAAAATATACGATTAACGACAGAGACCTAAGTGAATACTTCGGCAAGAAAACTTTAGAGATGATTGTTCAGCAGCCCTTAGAAGTTACTGAAACTTTAGGGAAATACGATTTAATTGCCAGAGTTCACGGCGGCGGTACAACCGGCCAGGCCGGTGCCCTCAGAATGGGTATTGCCAGAGCTTTGCTTAAAGCAGATGAAAGTCTTCGTCCGGCTTTAAAACGCGCAGGTTTTCTTACCCGTGACCCGCGTATGAAAGAGCGTCGCAAATACGGACTTAAAAAAGCCCGCAAAGCGCCTCAGTTCTCCAAACGTTAA
- the rplM gene encoding 50S ribosomal protein L13 codes for MTTTQFAKAHEVDRKWLVIDAAGVSLGRVAAEAARLLRGKHKPIFTPNVDTGDFVIIVNADKTLITGNKLDKKMYRWHTGYPGGLKEMTYRVLMSKAPEKAMEHAVKGMLPHNKLGAQMYKKLKVYSGPEHPHQAQKAEVWNMK; via the coding sequence ATGACCACCACGCAATTTGCGAAAGCCCATGAGGTGGACCGTAAATGGTTAGTCATTGACGCAGCCGGTGTTTCTTTGGGAAGAGTGGCAGCTGAAGCCGCCCGCTTGCTCAGAGGAAAACATAAGCCGATATTTACCCCGAACGTTGACACGGGTGATTTTGTCATTATCGTCAATGCAGATAAAACATTGATTACCGGCAATAAACTGGATAAGAAAATGTATCGCTGGCACACCGGTTATCCAGGCGGACTGAAAGAAATGACCTACCGAGTGCTGATGAGCAAAGCCCCCGAAAAAGCTATGGAACATGCTGTAAAAGGAATGCTTCCTCACAACAAACTTGGTGCACAGATGTATAAGAAACTTAAAGTATACTCGGGACCGGAACATCCGCATCAGGCCCAAAAAGCAGAAGTATGGAATATGAAATAG
- the truA gene encoding tRNA pseudouridine(38-40) synthase TruA, protein MRNILLRLAYDGTNYHGFQRQPEEHGQTIQGELEKVWKKLFAEEIKITTAGRTDTGVHAAGQVINFCSEARIPQEKIPKAMNSILPYDIRIREARDMPEDFSARKSAKWKRYDYRIDNGRIPDVFRRLYSLHEPLQLNVSAMQMAASQLEGKHDFSAFAAAGSSAKSFVRTLYRCKVCWLDEQIVVTCIGDGFLYNMVRIIAGTLMDAGKGRTQPEEIPEVLASRDRTKAGETAPARGLTLTHVNYDASSPGEIFPEL, encoded by the coding sequence ATGCGCAACATCCTTCTGCGATTAGCCTATGATGGTACAAACTACCACGGATTCCAGCGCCAGCCAGAGGAACATGGACAAACTATCCAGGGAGAACTGGAAAAGGTCTGGAAGAAGCTTTTTGCCGAAGAAATAAAAATCACAACAGCAGGCAGGACGGATACTGGTGTACACGCTGCCGGCCAAGTGATTAATTTCTGCTCAGAAGCGCGTATTCCGCAGGAGAAGATTCCTAAGGCCATGAACAGTATTCTGCCGTATGATATCAGAATACGCGAGGCCAGGGATATGCCTGAAGATTTTAGTGCCAGGAAAAGCGCCAAGTGGAAGAGATACGATTACAGAATCGATAACGGACGAATTCCTGACGTATTCAGAAGACTGTATTCTCTCCATGAGCCGTTGCAGCTGAATGTCAGCGCCATGCAAATGGCTGCTTCCCAGCTTGAAGGGAAACATGACTTCAGTGCATTTGCCGCTGCCGGGTCTTCGGCTAAAAGTTTTGTCCGGACACTGTACCGCTGTAAAGTATGTTGGCTGGATGAACAAATCGTTGTTACCTGTATTGGTGACGGGTTTCTATATAACATGGTAAGAATTATTGCCGGTACCTTGATGGATGCGGGTAAAGGCCGAACACAGCCGGAAGAAATCCCTGAAGTACTAGCGTCCAGGGATCGAACCAAAGCAGGTGAAACTGCTCCGGCCAGAGGACTCACCTTGACCCATGTCAATTATGACGCATCCAGTCCCGGTGAAATCTTTCCGGAACTTTAA
- the rplQ gene encoding 50S ribosomal protein L17 — translation MAYRKLGVNMSRRRAMLRNIVTSLLKHGKIETTEARAKELNSLAEKMITLGKRGDLAARRQAMEFLLDETVVKELFDTIAPKYADRQGGYTRIMKNGYRRGDAAEMVLVELVD, via the coding sequence TTGGCATACCGTAAGCTTGGAGTTAACATGAGCCGCAGAAGGGCTATGTTAAGAAATATTGTAACTTCCTTGCTGAAGCATGGAAAGATTGAGACAACAGAAGCAAGAGCAAAAGAACTGAATTCCCTGGCAGAGAAAATGATTACCCTAGGCAAAAGGGGTGACCTGGCTGCCAGACGTCAGGCGATGGAATTTTTGCTGGATGAGACGGTAGTAAAAGAGCTTTTTGATACAATAGCTCCGAAATATGCCGATAGGCAGGGTGGCTACACCAGAATCATGAAAAATGGCTATCGTCGTGGAGATGCTGCCGAAATGGTTTTAGTTGAGCTTGTGGACTAA
- a CDS encoding DNA-directed RNA polymerase subunit alpha, translating into MLEIEKPNIECVERSEDNTYAKFIIEPLERGYGITLGNSLRRILLSSLPGSAVTSVKIEGVLHEFSTIPGVLEDVTEIILNIKSLALKGHTDEPRVLRLECEGERVVTARDIITGPDIEILNPDLKIATLDKDGRLFMEMNVERSRGYVSAEKNKKADQVIGVIPVDSIFTPIYKVNYAVEDTRVGMMTDFDKLTLEVWSNGSITPKEATSLAAKILSEHLRLFIGLNDNLGNVEIMVEKEEEAKDKILEMTIEELDLSVRSYNCLKRAGINSVEELTQRTEEDMIKVRNLGRKSLEEVEHKLRELGLGFRTPED; encoded by the coding sequence ATGCTTGAAATCGAAAAGCCCAATATTGAATGTGTTGAGAGATCTGAAGATAATACCTATGCCAAATTCATTATTGAACCCTTAGAGAGAGGCTATGGCATTACCTTGGGGAATTCCCTGCGTCGTATCCTGCTTTCTTCTCTACCCGGGTCCGCGGTTACTTCAGTAAAAATAGAAGGCGTACTACACGAATTCTCAACCATTCCAGGAGTCTTGGAAGACGTAACTGAGATCATTCTCAATATTAAATCCCTCGCTCTCAAAGGCCATACGGATGAACCACGCGTTCTGCGTTTGGAATGTGAAGGGGAACGGGTTGTTACCGCAAGAGACATTATCACCGGTCCCGATATTGAGATTCTCAATCCAGATTTGAAGATCGCCACGTTGGATAAAGACGGGCGTCTCTTCATGGAAATGAACGTCGAACGTTCCCGCGGCTATGTCTCAGCTGAGAAGAATAAAAAAGCAGATCAGGTAATCGGCGTTATTCCTGTCGATTCCATCTTTACCCCAATTTATAAAGTCAACTATGCTGTAGAAGATACCCGGGTCGGTATGATGACTGACTTTGACAAGCTTACCCTGGAAGTATGGTCTAACGGCAGTATTACCCCGAAAGAGGCAACTAGTCTCGCAGCCAAGATTTTGAGCGAACATTTGAGGCTCTTTATCGGACTGAACGATAATCTGGGTAATGTTGAAATCATGGTGGAAAAAGAAGAAGAGGCCAAAGATAAGATTCTGGAAATGACCATTGAAGAACTGGATCTTTCCGTAAGATCTTATAATTGCCTGAAACGCGCCGGCATAAACAGCGTTGAAGAACTGACACAAAGAACTGAAGAAGATATGATCAAAGTACGCAATCTTGGGCGCAAATCTCTGGAAGAAGTCGAACACAAGCTCAGAGAACTTGGGCTGGGATTCCGTACTCCGGAAGATTAA
- the rpsD gene encoding 30S ribosomal protein S4 gives MAKYTESVCRLCRREGQKLFLKGDRCYTNKCAVDRRAYAPGMHGQARGKKPTEYGIQLREKQKVRRIYGVLEKQFRGYFDKAARQKGMTGENLLRLLERRLDNVVFRLGFASSRPEARQLVTHGHITINGKRVDIASYLVSTGEAISIKESSRDNNRIKEMAESLKDRAVPAWLSLDINSITGTVINMPTREDIQIPIEEHLIVEKYSR, from the coding sequence ATGGCTAAATATACAGAATCAGTATGTCGTCTGTGCCGGCGTGAGGGTCAGAAGTTATTCCTGAAAGGGGATCGCTGCTATACCAATAAATGTGCTGTGGACCGTCGGGCGTATGCTCCGGGCATGCACGGACAGGCTAGAGGCAAAAAACCGACTGAGTACGGCATTCAGCTCAGAGAAAAGCAGAAAGTTCGGAGGATCTACGGCGTTCTTGAGAAACAGTTCCGTGGATATTTCGACAAAGCTGCCCGTCAAAAAGGTATGACCGGGGAAAATCTTCTCCGTTTATTGGAACGCCGTTTGGATAATGTTGTTTTCAGACTTGGCTTTGCTTCATCCAGACCCGAAGCACGTCAGCTTGTGACACATGGTCATATCACAATCAATGGCAAACGCGTCGATATTGCATCTTATCTCGTCAGCACTGGCGAAGCAATTTCGATTAAAGAAAGCAGCAGAGACAACAATAGAATCAAGGAAATGGCCGAATCCTTAAAGGATCGTGCCGTTCCTGCATGGTTAAGCCTGGATATCAATAGCATCACAGGGACTGTCATCAACATGCCAACCCGTGAAGATATTCAGATTCCGATTGAAGAACATCTTATCGTAGAGAAATATTCTCGTTAA
- the rpsK gene encoding 30S ribosomal protein S11, producing MARKVVRTRKRERKNVESGIAHIKSTFNNTIVTITDTTGNALSWSSSGSLGFKGSRKSTPFAAQMAAETAAKAAMEHGLKIVECFVKGPGSGREAAIRALQAAGLEVNLIRDVTPVPHNGCRPPKRRRV from the coding sequence ATGGCTCGTAAAGTTGTTCGTACCAGAAAAAGAGAACGTAAAAATGTTGAAAGCGGCATAGCACATATTAAGTCGACTTTTAATAATACGATTGTCACCATTACAGACACGACCGGAAACGCACTTTCCTGGTCCAGTTCCGGTTCTTTGGGTTTCAAAGGATCACGTAAAAGCACACCTTTTGCTGCGCAGATGGCTGCAGAGACAGCTGCCAAAGCAGCAATGGAGCATGGGCTCAAAATTGTTGAATGTTTTGTCAAAGGTCCAGGATCAGGCCGTGAAGCCGCAATCAGAGCATTGCAGGCGGCAGGTCTGGAAGTGAACCTTATTCGGGACGTAACTCCGGTACCGCATAACGGATGTCGGCCGCCCAAACGCAGAAGAGTATAG
- the rpsM gene encoding 30S ribosomal protein S13, producing MARIAGVDIPRDKRVEVALTYIYGIGNSQSKKILTKTQINPDTRVKDLTDDEVAKIRETIDKEYKVEGDLRREVSLNIKRLMEIGSYRGLRHRRGLPVRGQRTKTNARTRKGPARAIGGKKKK from the coding sequence ATGGCACGTATCGCAGGGGTGGATATACCTCGGGACAAACGTGTTGAGGTTGCACTTACCTACATCTATGGTATCGGCAATTCTCAATCCAAAAAAATCCTGACAAAAACACAGATTAACCCTGACACCAGGGTCAAAGATCTTACAGACGACGAAGTCGCCAAGATCAGGGAAACAATTGATAAAGAATACAAGGTCGAAGGCGATCTACGTCGGGAAGTGTCCCTTAACATTAAAAGACTGATGGAAATCGGCAGTTATCGTGGCCTTCGCCATCGTCGTGGACTACCTGTGCGCGGACAGCGGACCAAAACCAATGCCCGTACACGCAAAGGTCCCGCAAGAGCAATTGGCGGAAAGAAGAAAAAGTAA
- the rpmJ gene encoding 50S ribosomal protein L36, whose translation MKVRPSVKPICEKCKIIRRHGKVMVICENPKHKQRQG comes from the coding sequence GTGAAAGTAAGACCTTCTGTGAAACCGATTTGTGAAAAGTGTAAAATTATTAGACGGCACGGAAAAGTAATGGTTATTTGCGAAAATCCGAAACATAAGCAACGCCAGGGCTAA
- the infA gene encoding translation initiation factor IF-1, translated as MSKEDVIEVEGKVLEPLPNAMFTVELNNGHKVLAHVSGKIRMHFIRILPGDRVTVELSPYDLTRGRIVYRFK; from the coding sequence ATGTCAAAAGAAGATGTGATTGAGGTCGAAGGCAAAGTACTGGAACCATTGCCGAACGCAATGTTTACGGTAGAATTAAACAATGGTCATAAGGTACTGGCGCATGTCTCCGGCAAGATTCGGATGCATTTTATCAGAATTTTGCCTGGAGATCGGGTCACGGTGGAGCTTTCTCCCTATGACTTGACCAGAGGAAGAATTGTATACAGATTTAAGTAA
- the map gene encoding type I methionyl aminopeptidase, protein MIELKSKEQLGRMRKAGRIVAETLELMRKMVAPGVTTEQLDRAAEDYIGKCNAIPAFKGYNGFPATLCTSINEEVVHGIPGLRALKSGDIISIDCGAIIDGYVGDSAITLPVGEISRELQNLLAVTEESLRCGIAQALKGNRLFDISYAIQTYVEENTMSVVRDYVGHGIGRKMHEEPQVPNFGKPGRGPRLEVGMVLAIEPMVNLGGYQVETLENQWTVVTKDRRASAHFEHTVAITENGPEILTRIEG, encoded by the coding sequence ATGATTGAACTGAAGAGTAAGGAACAGCTTGGCCGCATGCGGAAAGCTGGCCGGATCGTGGCAGAAACTCTGGAACTGATGCGGAAAATGGTTGCCCCGGGAGTAACTACGGAACAACTGGACAGAGCGGCGGAAGATTACATTGGCAAATGCAATGCGATTCCTGCCTTCAAAGGATATAACGGCTTCCCCGCAACACTATGTACTTCGATTAATGAAGAAGTGGTGCATGGGATCCCGGGTTTAAGGGCCCTGAAAAGTGGAGATATTATCAGTATTGATTGCGGGGCAATCATTGACGGATACGTCGGTGATTCTGCGATCACACTGCCGGTAGGAGAAATCAGCAGGGAACTTCAAAATCTGCTGGCAGTGACTGAAGAATCTCTCAGGTGTGGAATTGCCCAGGCACTCAAAGGTAACCGGCTGTTTGATATATCCTACGCTATTCAGACGTATGTAGAAGAGAATACAATGTCGGTCGTTCGGGACTATGTAGGTCACGGAATCGGCAGAAAAATGCATGAAGAACCTCAAGTACCCAATTTTGGCAAACCCGGCAGGGGGCCGAGACTCGAGGTAGGAATGGTCCTGGCGATAGAACCAATGGTCAACTTAGGAGGCTATCAGGTTGAGACTCTTGAGAACCAGTGGACTGTAGTAACGAAAGATCGCCGAGCATCGGCGCATTTTGAACACACAGTGGCCATCACTGAAAATGGCCCGGAAATACTAACTCGAATTGAAGGCTGA
- a CDS encoding adenylate kinase: protein MRMILMGPPGAGKGTQADLLIEHYHIPHISTGDMFRAAIKEQTALGMKAKEYMDAGGLVPDEVTIGIVADRLAQADCQNGFLLDGFPRTAAQADALAKILSDMKIALDGVINIELGEADLLERLTGRRVCKQCGATFHTVFNAPKQQDVCDKCGGALYQRSDDTLETAQNRLKVYNTQTEPLIAYYNNQGLLKRIQGDKEIKQVFSDVLSVLE from the coding sequence ATGAGAATGATACTCATGGGTCCTCCTGGAGCAGGAAAAGGAACACAAGCCGATTTGCTCATTGAGCATTATCATATACCCCACATTTCAACTGGGGACATGTTCAGAGCCGCAATCAAGGAACAGACTGCCCTGGGAATGAAGGCCAAAGAATACATGGATGCGGGTGGCCTTGTCCCGGATGAAGTAACGATTGGGATTGTAGCCGACAGATTGGCTCAGGCTGATTGTCAAAATGGTTTCCTTCTGGACGGGTTTCCCCGTACGGCTGCCCAGGCGGATGCATTGGCGAAAATCTTAAGCGACATGAAAATTGCTCTGGACGGAGTTATCAACATTGAACTGGGCGAAGCAGATCTCTTGGAACGGCTCACCGGAAGAAGAGTCTGCAAACAGTGCGGTGCAACCTTCCATACTGTCTTCAACGCTCCTAAACAACAGGACGTTTGTGACAAGTGCGGTGGTGCACTCTACCAGAGAAGCGATGACACACTTGAAACAGCACAAAATCGGCTGAAGGTATATAATACACAGACTGAACCCCTGATTGCATATTATAACAACCAAGGCTTGCTCAAGAGAATTCAAGGGGATAAAGAAATTAAGCAGGTTTTCAGCGATGTTCTCAGCGTGTTGGAGTAA
- the secY gene encoding preprotein translocase subunit SecY, translated as MILETLKDAWKVPSIRKKIGFTLLMLLIFRIGSHIPIPFMDREVLQNMMGSGGLFDFFNTFSGGSLKRFSVFSLSIMPYITASIIIQLLTVVIPYLERLSKEGDQGRKKIVQYTRYGTVVLGFINGFGLTIGLRGALTIPQESLRILIYIMIAIVLTAGTAFLMWLGEQITEKGIGNGISLIIFAGIVAGIPDAIKYLVGLLQVGEIGWISIVGLVVIAALIIAAVVFIQEGQRRIPVQYAKRVVGRKQYGGQSSHIPLKVNQAGVIPIIFGISLMAFPATIATWLPQDSAFALFAQKWLQMNGSAYSIPYLIMYALLIIFFTYFYTGITFNPVDVADNLKKYGGFIPGIRPGRPTSDYLFKILSRVTLAGGIFLALIAVLPSLIMGFTGIDNIYLGGTSLLIVVSVALDTMKQMENQLMQRHYQGFLK; from the coding sequence TTGATACTTGAAACCCTGAAGGATGCCTGGAAAGTTCCGAGCATTAGAAAGAAAATAGGGTTCACCTTGCTTATGCTTCTGATCTTTAGGATTGGGTCTCACATCCCGATTCCGTTTATGGATCGTGAAGTGCTTCAAAACATGATGGGCAGTGGAGGATTGTTTGATTTCTTCAACACATTCTCTGGTGGCTCCCTGAAACGCTTCTCTGTATTCTCATTAAGTATCATGCCCTATATCACTGCCTCCATCATTATTCAGCTCTTAACGGTCGTCATTCCTTATCTGGAAAGACTATCAAAAGAGGGCGATCAGGGCAGAAAAAAGATTGTTCAGTATACCCGCTATGGTACTGTTGTACTTGGCTTCATCAACGGTTTTGGACTGACCATCGGCTTAAGAGGTGCGCTTACGATTCCTCAAGAGTCGCTTAGGATTCTAATTTACATTATGATTGCAATCGTACTGACCGCAGGTACAGCTTTTCTGATGTGGCTGGGCGAACAGATCACCGAAAAAGGCATTGGCAATGGCATCTCACTCATTATCTTTGCCGGTATTGTTGCTGGGATTCCAGATGCAATCAAGTACTTGGTTGGGCTGCTGCAGGTTGGCGAAATCGGTTGGATATCAATCGTAGGCTTAGTGGTTATTGCAGCGCTGATTATTGCCGCTGTTGTATTTATCCAGGAGGGCCAAAGAAGAATTCCGGTTCAATATGCCAAAAGAGTCGTCGGCCGCAAGCAATACGGTGGACAGAGCTCTCATATTCCGTTAAAAGTTAATCAGGCGGGCGTTATTCCGATTATTTTCGGTATTTCCTTAATGGCCTTTCCGGCAACCATTGCGACCTGGCTCCCACAGGACTCAGCCTTCGCTCTTTTTGCCCAGAAATGGCTGCAAATGAACGGCTCAGCCTATTCAATACCGTACTTGATCATGTATGCATTGCTCATTATTTTCTTTACCTATTTCTATACAGGAATTACCTTTAATCCTGTAGATGTCGCGGATAATCTTAAAAAGTACGGCGGTTTTATACCCGGAATTCGTCCGGGTCGTCCGACTTCAGATTATTTGTTTAAAATCCTGAGCAGAGTGACTTTGGCAGGTGGGATATTCCTGGCACTGATTGCTGTTCTCCCCAGTCTGATCATGGGATTCACCGGAATAGATAACATCTATTTAGGTGGAACATCCCTGCTGATTGTGGTCAGCGTTGCTCTTGATACGATGAAACAGATGGAGAATCAGCTGATGCAGCGTCACTATCAAGGATTTTTAAAGTAG
- the rplO gene encoding 50S ribosomal protein L15 produces the protein MKLHELKPAEGSTKSRKRVGRGNGSGLGNTAGRGSKGQKARSGGGVRPGFEGGQMPITRRLPKRGFTNNFRKEYEVINVSDLEERFENGEEVTIEALFETGLINKVKDGVKVLGDGELTKSLTVKVHKVSKTAAEKITAAGGKVEVE, from the coding sequence TTGAAACTCCATGAACTCAAACCTGCAGAAGGTTCGACCAAATCACGCAAACGTGTTGGAAGAGGCAACGGCTCGGGACTTGGAAATACAGCCGGCCGTGGTAGCAAGGGTCAGAAAGCCCGTTCCGGCGGCGGTGTCCGTCCCGGATTCGAAGGTGGCCAAATGCCCATTACCCGCAGACTTCCGAAACGCGGTTTTACAAATAATTTTAGAAAAGAATATGAGGTCATCAATGTATCCGATCTTGAAGAAAGATTTGAAAATGGTGAAGAAGTTACCATTGAAGCTTTATTTGAGACTGGACTCATCAATAAAGTCAAGGATGGTGTCAAAGTACTCGGAGACGGGGAATTGACCAAATCATTAACCGTAAAAGTTCATAAGGTAAGCAAAACAGCAGCAGAGAAGATTACTGCTGCCGGTGGAAAAGTAGAGGTGGAATAA